Proteins encoded by one window of Desulfocurvus vexinensis DSM 17965:
- the mreC gene encoding rod shape-determining protein MreC has protein sequence MRSKKGVVAILLLALFLYLSLYAWNARTGVLDDVASRSGLEFVGLVIKPGQWVADQTQALWKRYLYLLDLRQENDALRTRLDSMTLELAQVHEQAAEVHRLRRLLSFAPPEEWDGIGARVMAHRMGPNAVLESIIIDKGTLGGIDVNTPVATPDGLVGRVLRAGLSVSTVLLITDHNSKVPVLGRTNRTAGILTGQGPGRPLEVRYVPLNATLEVGEILITSGLAQIHPKGLPAARVVAVERSDISLFLTVLAEPLVDLRDLEEVLLLLPEAQPEQPGAQPAPAEQPAPAPLPAPTPPPAAGAQ, from the coding sequence ATGCGCTCCAAGAAGGGCGTCGTCGCCATCCTCCTCCTCGCGCTGTTCCTCTATCTCAGCCTGTATGCGTGGAACGCCCGCACCGGCGTTCTGGACGACGTGGCCAGCCGTTCGGGCCTGGAATTCGTCGGGCTTGTCATCAAGCCGGGCCAGTGGGTGGCGGACCAGACCCAGGCGTTGTGGAAACGCTACCTCTACCTGCTGGACCTGCGCCAGGAGAACGACGCCCTGCGCACGCGCCTGGACAGCATGACCCTGGAGCTGGCCCAGGTCCACGAGCAGGCCGCCGAAGTCCACAGGCTGCGGCGGCTTTTGTCGTTCGCGCCCCCCGAGGAATGGGACGGGATCGGGGCGCGGGTCATGGCCCACCGCATGGGCCCCAACGCCGTGCTCGAAAGCATCATCATCGACAAGGGCACCCTGGGCGGCATCGACGTGAACACGCCCGTGGCCACGCCCGACGGGCTAGTCGGGCGCGTGCTGCGCGCCGGGCTCAGCGTCTCCACGGTGCTGCTCATCACCGACCACAACAGCAAGGTGCCCGTGCTGGGGCGCACCAACCGCACCGCGGGCATCCTCACCGGCCAGGGCCCGGGCAGACCCCTGGAGGTCCGCTACGTGCCGCTCAACGCCACCCTGGAGGTCGGCGAGATCCTCATCACCTCCGGCCTGGCGCAGATCCACCCCAAAGGCCTGCCTGCGGCCCGGGTGGTAGCCGTGGAGCGGTCGGACATCTCGCTCTTTCTCACCGTACTCGCCGAGCCGCTGGTGGATCTGCGCGACCTGGAGGAGGTGCTGCTGCTGCTGCCCGAGGCCCAGCCGGAGCAGCCCGGCGCGCAGCCCGCCCCGGCGGAGCAGCCGGCTCCGGCGCCTCTGCCCGCCCCGACGCCCCCCCCCGCCGCCGGGGCGCAGTAG